The DNA segment GCGGCGATGGCCAGCTGATCCGTGCCCGTACCCGTGGCCAGTCGCGCCGATTGCAGACTCGGCATACGCAGATCCAGCACGGCCGCACTCTTGCCCTCGGTGGCCAGGGTCGCGGCGCGCACCAGACAGGCCGGGGTGCAGGGCTGGTTGATGAAGAGCAGGGTAACGATGGTTCCGGCGCCGGCCTCGGGTGGCGCGGGCAAAGCGCAGGCGGCTCGCTCAAGGTTCGATTGGACGAGCGTGTTTGCAGTCCCGCCCTCGCCTCGCTCGACCGGCCGGCTACCGTCGCGCTGCTCGTGCCAACCGGCCGGATCACCGGCGCGGGTCGCGTTGCCGAGCACCCCGGCCGTGGCCACGACCGAAACCGCCAGATCCGCGTGCTCGGCCCGCGCCAGCACCGCGCACTGCATGTTGGCGGCCGTGGCCATGAGCGCGGTCGACTCGGGCGGCAACCGACCCGCCGCGCAGGCGGCGCGATGATAGTCCTCCAGACCCTGCCCGGCGTTCGATGCCTCGCGCACCACATGCGCCACGCCCTCGCAACTCTGATGGTTGGCGACATGGGTCAGATCCTCGCGCAGTCCGCCGTTGAGCCGGCAGGTGCTGAGCACGCGATGC comes from the Allochromatium tepidum genome and includes:
- a CDS encoding adenosylcobinamide amidohydrolase gives rise to the protein MWIEDNERYRLTRQGRYLSAVFKRRHRVLSTCRLNGGLREDLTHVANHQSCEGVAHVVREASNAGQGLEDYHRAACAAGRLPPESTALMATAANMQCAVLARAEHADLAVSVVATAGVLGNATRAGDPAGWHEQRDGSRPVERGEGGTANTLVQSNLERAACALPAPPEAGAGTIVTLLFINQPCTPACLVRAATLATEGKSAAVLDLRMPSLQSARLATGTGTDQLAIAAPLVRADEGEWERHWAGSHNTLGELVGRATHEAVTRCLLLQNGVCAELRRTLCAALGRHGCDEATLRELARAELDAPDANCFEHNLPALIHDPLSAAAAYGLAEILDLVDVGVLHAEVARESILNQAALLAGAVAVKPDDFAYFREVLQPRADLTPGRLAALAVVLGFEHKWNSHQ